The sequence GTAATGCCATACTTAACCCTTAATCTTGTTGCTAAAATCCAGTAAATACTGGTCAGTAATACGCTGGCGTAATAACAGGTTTTCCAACGGCGGCACCGGCGTATAGTCATAATCCAGTGTCAGCTTGCCGTCTTTGAGCGTTTCTTTGGTATTCACCTTGTCGTCATACCAGCACTGCCCACCCAGTAAAACCCCCTCGGCAATCAAACGTCGAAGTTTGGCGTTAATGCCTTCAATAATATCGCGCGTCAGCGATGGACTGAGCGTTTTGTCTATCGCCCAGAAATGCGCCTCGGCAAAGGTATCGGCTAAAATATGGGCGGTGCGGGTGGCACTTTCAAATTGAAAAAGCGGTTCATCCGAGCAGGTACGCGACCCCCAAAACCGGAAACCATCCTGACGAATAAGCGTGGTAATGGCGTTCTGGTTTAATAATCCGGCATCGGTATTCGGGTCTTGCAAATCCCACGACAGGTCAGCGGAAATCCCCGTCACGCCATTAATGCCGACATTAGACAGTGTTTTATGCCACCCCGTGTCATTATCGATTTTTGCCCGCAACCCTAATGCAAACGCCGTGGCATAGGTGGTTTGTTCACGATGGGTGGCACTGTTCCAGGCTAAAAAATCCGGCCAAATCAGCATCAGCTCACGCTGGCTAAAATTTTTGCGATACGCTATCGCGTCGGTCACGGTATGACACCCTGCGGCACTGATATAGGCCATCGCGCGTAACTTTTGGGCGACGGTCGCCAGCGCCGTTGCGACCGCCTGGTTATCCAACCCAGGCACGGCTAAAATACGCGGTTTTACACCGAGCTGGTTGTTAGCGGATAACAGCGCCTGTAAGCCGGTTTTTTTACCTTCAGGCGTGGTGGTGCCAATGATATTGGTGGTGGTCTCCTCGGGGGTTTTCCCTTCGGCGACCCGTACGACCACTGTTATTGGGTTGGTTTGGGCTAAAATCGCGGTTAAAACAGGCCCGAGCGTTCCCTTTTTTCCGGCTTTGCCTATCGCAGCGGCGAGGTCAGTTAACCGCACCGCGGTATTAAGTGGAAAGGTGGTACTGTCGGCATCGCCTGCGGTACAGACGACACCGGCAATGGCGGTGCTGCTGGTGCGGATAGAGCGCGTGCCTTCATTGATTTCAATCACACGCACGCCATGATGATAGTCTTGCGGCATAATCGGATTCCTGATTTCGTTATATTATTCAGTGTCTATCATCAAGGGGATAAAAGCCTGTTATTGGCATTGTATCAGCGCTCAGACAATCACGCCGGTTTTATCGGCCAGTCAATATCAGGTGCTGTTGAAGTATCAGTGCGATTAACTAATACTCTGTATTTTTTCCAGTCAACCAACCGCTTTTTCTCCACTTCCGTAGCTATGTCTAAATCTATGGCATCTTGAAGAGGTGCAATTTCACAAGTGGCATCATATAATTTTTGTTGTTTGAGACCTTCTAATTTCTTTCTTTCTGCTAATTTTTCAGCTTTAATATCCTTGACCCATTTTTCACCATTCCAGACATCAAATTCGCTTTTTGGAGCTAATGGTGTCAAATATTCCGGTACTTTTCCCAATTTCATAATGGTGACAGATTGACGGTTTTTCGTATCAAACAAAACCAAGCCGCGATGATCTTCCTGATATTCCCATTCCTGATTTTTTTCATTAAAAAACAACAGCGAAACCTTCTTTTTTGTCAATCGGTTTTTTTTCGGTATGAAAAGGCAATATGTCATGCGTTTCATCCGTGTAAGCATCGCAAGAACCAATCAACTCATAGGTATCACTCGTGTAATTATAAGCTTTAAAAATTCTGGACATTTTGATTCCTTAGCTGATTCTGTACCAGCCCATCAAAGTAACAAAAGCATTCGTTATATTAATTTCGCTACCCCCTCCGGTTTTTACAGTTGTACCTGAAACCGTATGTGAATGCGGGCCGATTGCTACAGTGTGCGAGTGATTTCCACTAGAAGAAGTTGTTGCATTAACTTTTTGATTGGATGCCGCAACCCAGGCCGAACCTGATGCTCCTATATATCCACTGTTTTTGGTATAGTTATGTACGTGATTACCTGTTGTATTGGTATTTTTATTACCATAATCATAGCTACTCGTCGTTGCTGAAAAGGTATGTCCATGCGCGGGTAATTGCGCTTCGGTAAGCTTAATAGCATCAGCGCCTCCGCTGGTAAATACATTAGAGCCATCTGCTTTCGCTAACCGGATAGTTTTATTTTCACCAATGTATTGCCACTTCGTATTAGGAAATAAGGTATTGGGATTTTTGTTTTGAGCAAACCAGATAACCACCCCAACAGGGTAAAGCGTATTGATATTCATCGCATTTTGTAATGCTTTAGTCACCGCATCTTGACTTATTACTTTTTCAGTAGAATTACCGATTGTTTGCACGATTTTTGTCTTATCGATTTTGTTGTTTAATTCCTGGTTAAAGGCCAGTTGGGTGACATAATCGCCAATCGGTTGTTTGGTATCTAATGCCTTCGTGACACCTTCCTGGCTGATAACATCGGTTGGCGAATCCCCTGTTGTTTGTTTAATCGCTTGCTTGTCAATTTTTTTATTTATTTCGGTATCGACATACTGTCGGGTCGCCAGTACCACCGAGGGGTCAATTTTAAGGGTCACCGCCTCGGTATGACTGACAATAAAAACCGCCCGTATCGTCTGGGTTCGACCTGATCCTTCGGCTAATTGCGGTTTGTAGGTTTCCGGGCAGTTACCGACCGCAATGAGCACATTCTCTTTATCAAAGAGTCCCACCTCCCGTATCCACCAACCGCCTTCATTTTCGGGAATAATCTGCTCAGCAATCACTTGGTTGGGATTATTTTTATCGACCCAAAGCTGATTAATCGCGGCTCGGCGACGTTCATTAATCAGTTGGGTCTGTTGGGTGTCTGGGGTGGGTAACGAGCCACCCCCATCGCCAACGGCCATTTGCGTAATGGCGATTTTTGTACCCAGTGCTGTCGCTTCGGCAACACGGTGTTCGCCCTGGCGGGTTAACAGGCAAAAGTATTTCATGATGCGCTAATCCTTACGGTATCAATCAGGTGTAATGCCAACCCCTGTTGCACGGTGCCACTCGTGCAAATCAACGCGGGCGTGTAGGCATAAACGGTTAATTCATCGCCCAGATAGACACTCGCACCCGTAAAAAAAGTGCCGCGCGTTTCCAGTTGAATCGACAGCCCCAATAAGTGCCGACTGGCAGGCTTCGCATCTTCAATCAACGCTTCAATCTCATGATACATCGATTCGGTAATGCCACTTTCCAGTACGCCAATGTCTAATCGAAAGGTGCCCGGCGCATCGCCCGTTTTCCACCATTCAATCACCCGTATCAGGTAGCCAAGCGGTTCAACAACGCGGCGCAGTGCGCCGATGGTACCTTTATGCTGATGAATAAAGAGCGCGGCTTTAATGGCCTCGCGTTTGGTTTTCTCCGGCCAGTTTTTATCCCACCTGTCAACGCTGAAACTCCAGGCCAGATAAGGCAGCAAATGGACGGGGCACGTGTCGGGATTGACGAGGGTGCGAAGCGGAATGGGTAAGGTCAAAATCTGTGACAACGCCACTGAGGCCGCTTTTTCAAGCGCCGTGGAGCCGGTCGGTAATAACGTCTTATGCATCGGTTTTGCTCTCCATCTTAAGATTGATGTCGGTGCAAAAGCTGGCTTGCGTTTTGGCTATCTTGATATCCTGTTTCGGTGTGTGAATGACCACCCGGGTTACGCCAGTGACGTGTAAGGCGGCATACAGCGCACTTAAGGCCACATCACGGCCTAATCGGTGTTGTTCGCGCGTATAGGCGATCAACTTTTCGTGTGCCGTTTCCAAAATCGGTTCATATTCCGGTGCAGGCAACAGATAAAGCGTGGCATCGACCTGGTAGGGTATGATGTTGGCCGATTGCACCGTAACCCGGTCGGCGACGGGGCGCACATTTTCATCATTCAGGGCTTTTTCCACCGTGTTAATCAGGGTTTGACTGGCCGTGCCATTCCCGTCGCGTGACAGGATAGTGACGGTCACTTCTGCCGGTTTCGGGCTAATGACCGACGCATCGGCGACCTGTCCATCGGCGCTGCGGGCGTAAAATTCGTAGCTGCCGGTGGGGCCGGCTACACTCAGCCCTTCAAAGGCGGCCGGGATACGCAGACGTAAATCGTTATCGGATTCAAAGATGGGCAGCACCGGTGGGATAGCCGTCGCGTTGCCTTCTGTTAAACGCAGGCGTCTGACATTGTTATTTGCCGCCAGATGGTCAAGATCGGCACCTTGGGCAAAGGCCACCATATTGGCTAAGGCGGCTTCATTAATGCGGCGGCGCAACAGCAAATCATAATAGGTGTTCTCTTCCAGTAACTTGGTTAACGGTTCAGAGTGCAGCGCCAGGGTTTGCGCGATGGCATCACGGATTTCAGCCGGACACGCGGCAATCAGGGCATTTTTACGCTTGGCAAGCAGGGTGTCAAAATCCAGTATCTCAACCACTTCGGGTTTTGGTAATTGGCTTAAATCGATGGTTGTCATCTCGATCTCACGGGAAAATGAAAAGAAAACGCGGTGCCACTGTCGATAATTTGTGCCACAATCGCAATCTGCGAAGTCTCCGCGTGTTGTTCGATGTTAATTTTTTCCAGCCTGATCCGCGGCTCAAAGCGTAAAAGTGCGCTAAAGCAGGCTGCCATCAGTTGGAGTCTTAATGCCGGAGTTTGGGGTTTATCTAGCAGACTAAACAGCAGTGAGCCATAATCACGGCGCATGACCCGACTGCCCACCGGGGTCAGTAAAATATCTTGCACCGACTGGGCAATATGCGCATTTTCGCTGATAAATTGGCCGGTTTGCCGGTTCATCCCCAGGGCATTCATTGCGGTCCCTCCGTCATGGCGCTGCCGCGTTCAACACCGCCGTGACGATGGTTGTCAACACGAATGCCGTTAGACATCAAGGTACCGCCGGAGTGGGTCACATCCCCCGCCATCTGTGCGCCTTGGGTGACCGTGAGTGACGTGGTGGTCAGATTTTGGGTGCAAATAACATTGGGGGTGTCGAATTCAATATTCACTGCCGCCTTGACGGTGACTCGCTTTGCACTCACCGTCAGGCTATTTTTTGCTTCAATGCAACCTTGTTCAATGCCGGTTGCTTTTAATAGGCCGGTGGCGGGTTCATATTCAATGACGGCACCATCGGCATAGGTACGATGGTCAGCGGTCAATGAGGGGATCGGCGCAGGATGGCAATCGGAAAAAATGCCCATCAGCACAAACGCGGTGGTGAGTTCACCACCTAATGCCAGAATTAACACCTGTTCACCGGGGCTCGGTGCACTGAGTGTCCGGGTTTGTCCCGCTCGCAAGGTGAGCCATTTAAGCCAGTCTGTAATCAGTTCACCGGTCTTAACCCGGCAACCTTTTTGGCTATCCACCTCAACAACCACCCCGACCCGAATAAGATTTTGTAAGCGACGCAACAGATTTGCGGTCATTATCCTTTCCTGTCACTGGTAAATCAACGTCATAGCGATATTGTTACGCATATCAAGGTGTGTTGCTCACGATTGGTCTTGTTTGAATGCTCAGACAATTAACGGGTCAGAAAATCGAGTAGCTGATTTTCAATATAAATCATCTCTTGCGCCGTCAGCCCCAATAACTGGCGGGTAGGATAATGTACCGTTTTGCCGTGATAGCGCTCCGTCAGCCCAAAATGATGAACCCGTGCTATTCGCGCGGCAGAAGGCAAAAAGGCTAAGTTGATGCCTTGGCTGTCGGTTTTTAGGCGTAAGAATCGGGCGGTGGCCAGTTTTTTAAACATACGCTGTTGATGGGTTAATCGCCGAGCAGTGATCCGTGTTTTTTTGCTTTCAAGAAAGGTTTGAATGTCCGCCAGTTGCACGCTGCGCTTCTGGCGGCGTTTGGCGTCAATGCCGGTGATTCTTTGGCCTCGTTGCCGCACATCCGTTAAATGCACCGGTTCGCCATCAATTAACAGTGTCATCTCGCGTCGAAGGGCAATAAAACCCTTTTTTCGCGGGGTAAATGGGCTACCGTCCGGGTTTTGTTGGGCGCGAAGGCGGGCAAACTGGGATTGGCGCAACCGTTGGCCAATCGATCGTGCCAGTTTTTTACGTTCGGCGGTCGTCAGATGCGATAACAGCGCAGTAAGCTCCGCTTCAAAACGGCGTAATGTCTCGTCCATTAATCGACTCCAGGCTACTTATCGAATGGATCCTCGGGTTCAGGGATGGCTTCGACCACCTGTTTACCGCCGTTGGTTTTAACCAGCACCCGCTCGGTGAGGTCTATTTCAATACTGATATGCGCGGTCTGATTATCAATAAAGTCCATTTCAAAACGAAAATCGTGTTGCCGTCGGTCGGGATTAGCGAAGAGTTCAGGTTGATATTGCCGTATCCAGTCGACCAAAACGGCCATCAGAATATCCTGATTTCCACCAAAGCGCTCAATGATGAGGTTAATCGTATAACGATACTCAAAAGAGATTGACGGCGCCATTGTCGCTATCACGTGACCATTTTCGACAAATACCGTCATCAGTTCCGGATTGTGGTTCAAAAACGGCACGTGCTGCGATAGGTGATCACGCAGCTGTTCTGGCTTTTTCATCCTTCATCCTTATCGATTGTGCCTGCCGGATGCGTTTTTCGGCAATGTCAAAATAGGCTTTATTGGCTTCGATGCCGACAAAGTGGCGTCCGGTCTTCACGCATGCCACGCCCGTCGAGCCGCTGCCCATGGTAAAATCGAGCACCGTATCACCCGGATGGCTGAAGGTCTCGATTAAATCGGTTAGTAACGCCACCGGCTTTTGGGTTGGGTGCACACTCGGCACGTCTTTCGGGTAGTAAAAGACATTGGATTTGAATTTTTTACCCTCGGGAAGGTTAAAAGTCCGTTTAAACGGCTGCCACGCTTGTAATTGTTCATAGGATTTCCACGCGGGGAAAGCGCTAAGTGAAAAGCATTCCGTCAGCTGCTGCCAGGCCGCTTTGGTGCAAAGCGAAAATTGCAAATTTTGGTGTTTTAAAAAATGCGCAAATTGCTGACCGTGTTCGGCAATAATCGCTTTCGGTGGTTCGCCGATAAATTCGAGCAATTTTGCGACATAATCCCGCCTCGGGTCACGCTTGTTACTATCAAACTTTTTGTAAAAGACGCCGATGTCTTCAAAAAAATTCACCGGCATCCGGCGACAGGAAAGGGGATGGCCAAAATGATTTTTAACCCAAATCAGCCGATAAGAAAAGGGCAGGTTGGTATGAGGGGTCTGAATTAACTGGCTCGTCAACGGTTCTTTTGAAAAGAGTAAAATCATGCCCTTCGGTCTGACTACCCGATTGAGTTCAGCCCAGATTTTTGTCTGATCCAGACGTTCATCCCAGCGCAGTTTTTCGGCGTACCAACCGGTTTCGCCGTTGCACTTCATAATCCCGTAGGGCGGGTCTGTTAACACCAAATCGACACTATCGGGCGGCAGCGTGGTCAATAATTGATGGCAATCACCATTTAAAAGTTGGGTGGTCATGTTATTTTCCTAAACACTCGGTTTTAATCTATTTTTGCCGATATTCCGTCTGTTTTTCGTTCTCTGCGCTTCAATTCGCTTTATTGCCTTTTTGTCAAGATTACACAGCTCAATCACTGTCAGTAACTGCTCATTGAGTACCAGACTATCACGCCATGTCATCATATCTGTGATGGCTGGCGGTAAGCAATCAGCGAGTAGGTAAGGGGGTATCGGAATGTGAGGCGTCTGAACGTATTCGTTTCGTGTGCTGCTGCAACTCGACAATAGCCCCATGAGGAATAATGCGATTGGCACAATCCTGATGGACGACATGCGTTTTAATTGCTGCTTGTGTTGCCTGAGAGTCAACTGCTTTACGCTGACGGGTCTCACTATTAATTCGTGCAATATCATTGATTACCCTCATTGACTGAAAAGCATTAGTGGTAATGGCTATCTGTTTATCGAGGTCAATGGTGAGGTTTTTATTTAATGCCTTGACTTCGTTTAAGGATGTCAACAACCAAGACGCCCAGACGATTAACCCCACAATAATCACTACGCCAAATGCGTAAGGTCTCCATAACATATTACGCTCTCTATTTCCCGACGGGTCATTAATCCTTTCCACTTTCTGCCATCGACATAAACCCAGCGTTTCATTTCATCACAAGCGCCTTTTCGGTCATTGGAGTTGAGCTTTTTGAGTAATGTCGATTTGGCAAAATTTCCCACACCCACGTTGTAAGCAAATGAATAAAGCGCTGCTTGAGTCAGTGTATTGATATCGACCTTGACCAGCGGGTCAACATAGTGCTTAACCGCCTTTAAATCGTCATCAAGCCACTTGTCACAATCTTCTTTGGAGTACGCTCGGTTACGCTCAATATCGTTACCGGTGTGCCCGTAGCAAACAGAAAGCACACCGCCACCATCGAAATAGGGCTTAAGTCTCATCCCTTCGAAATGGGTTATCATGCTTGATGCTAAAAACAACGCGCTACCGCCTGTTGCCATCACTATTTTTTTGGTATCTTCATCATGGCCTCCCTTTGATGTTGCGCGCTTTTAACCGGTACTCCTTGCGTTTGTAATACCAGTTGACCAGACAGGTGATGACCGTGCAGACAATACCTATTAGGCCAACCCACTGTTCGAGCGTGAAAATGCCAATGACTGTTGTGACAATTCCGCCCATATACGACAAGGGACTGGAATACTTTTCAAACATACGCATCACTCCCCCTTTTTCAGGGTATCCATTTCCTGTTTAGTCCCATAGGACAATCTGCGA is a genomic window of Arsenophonus apicola containing:
- a CDS encoding phage tail sheath protein is translated as MPQDYHHGVRVIEINEGTRSIRTSSTAIAGVVCTAGDADSTTFPLNTAVRLTDLAAAIGKAGKKGTLGPVLTAILAQTNPITVVVRVAEGKTPEETTTNIIGTTTPEGKKTGLQALLSANNQLGVKPRILAVPGLDNQAVATALATVAQKLRAMAYISAAGCHTVTDAIAYRKNFSQRELMLIWPDFLAWNSATHREQTTYATAFALGLRAKIDNDTGWHKTLSNVGINGVTGISADLSWDLQDPNTDAGLLNQNAITTLIRQDGFRFWGSRTCSDEPLFQFESATRTAHILADTFAEAHFWAIDKTLSPSLTRDIIEGINAKLRRLIAEGVLLGGQCWYDDKVNTKETLKDGKLTLDYDYTPVPPLENLLLRQRITDQYLLDFSNKIKG
- a CDS encoding tail fiber assembly protein; translation: MFFNEKNQEWEYQEDHRGLVLFDTKNRQSVTIMKLGKVPEYLTPLAPKSEFDVWNGEKWVKDIKAEKLAERKKLEGLKQQKLYDATCEIAPLQDAIDLDIATEVEKKRLVDWKKYRVLVNRTDTSTAPDIDWPIKPA
- a CDS encoding phage tail-collar fiber domain-containing protein — encoded protein: MKYFCLLTRQGEHRVAEATALGTKIAITQMAVGDGGGSLPTPDTQQTQLINERRRAAINQLWVDKNNPNQVIAEQIIPENEGGWWIREVGLFDKENVLIAVGNCPETYKPQLAEGSGRTQTIRAVFIVSHTEAVTLKIDPSVVLATRQYVDTEINKKIDKQAIKQTTGDSPTDVISQEGVTKALDTKQPIGDYVTQLAFNQELNNKIDKTKIVQTIGNSTEKVISQDAVTKALQNAMNINTLYPVGVVIWFAQNKNPNTLFPNTKWQYIGENKTIRLAKADGSNVFTSGGADAIKLTEAQLPAHGHTFSATTSSYDYGNKNTNTTGNHVHNYTKNSGYIGASGSAWVAASNQKVNATTSSSGNHSHTVAIGPHSHTVSGTTVKTGGGSEINITNAFVTLMGWYRIS
- a CDS encoding phage tail protein I, whose translation is MHKTLLPTGSTALEKAASVALSQILTLPIPLRTLVNPDTCPVHLLPYLAWSFSVDRWDKNWPEKTKREAIKAALFIHQHKGTIGALRRVVEPLGYLIRVIEWWKTGDAPGTFRLDIGVLESGITESMYHEIEALIEDAKPASRHLLGLSIQLETRGTFFTGASVYLGDELTVYAYTPALICTSGTVQQGLALHLIDTVRISAS
- a CDS encoding baseplate assembly protein produces the protein MTTIDLSQLPKPEVVEILDFDTLLAKRKNALIAACPAEIRDAIAQTLALHSEPLTKLLEENTYYDLLLRRRINEAALANMVAFAQGADLDHLAANNNVRRLRLTEGNATAIPPVLPIFESDNDLRLRIPAAFEGLSVAGPTGSYEFYARSADGQVADASVISPKPAEVTVTILSRDGNGTASQTLINTVEKALNDENVRPVADRVTVQSANIIPYQVDATLYLLPAPEYEPILETAHEKLIAYTREQHRLGRDVALSALYAALHVTGVTRVVIHTPKQDIKIAKTQASFCTDINLKMESKTDA
- a CDS encoding GPW/gp25 family protein translates to MNALGMNRQTGQFISENAHIAQSVQDILLTPVGSRVMRRDYGSLLFSLLDKPQTPALRLQLMAACFSALLRFEPRIRLEKINIEQHAETSQIAIVAQIIDSGTAFSFHFPVRSR
- a CDS encoding phage baseplate assembly protein V; this translates as MTANLLRRLQNLIRVGVVVEVDSQKGCRVKTGELITDWLKWLTLRAGQTRTLSAPSPGEQVLILALGGELTTAFVLMGIFSDCHPAPIPSLTADHRTYADGAVIEYEPATGLLKATGIEQGCIEAKNSLTVSAKRVTVKAAVNIEFDTPNVICTQNLTTTSLTVTQGAQMAGDVTHSGGTLMSNGIRVDNHRHGGVERGSAMTEGPQ
- a CDS encoding phage virion morphogenesis protein, which produces MDETLRRFEAELTALLSHLTTAERKKLARSIGQRLRQSQFARLRAQQNPDGSPFTPRKKGFIALRREMTLLIDGEPVHLTDVRQRGQRITGIDAKRRQKRSVQLADIQTFLESKKTRITARRLTHQQRMFKKLATARFLRLKTDSQGINLAFLPSAARIARVHHFGLTERYHGKTVHYPTRQLLGLTAQEMIYIENQLLDFLTR
- a CDS encoding phage tail protein, with product MKKPEQLRDHLSQHVPFLNHNPELMTVFVENGHVIATMAPSISFEYRYTINLIIERFGGNQDILMAVLVDWIRQYQPELFANPDRRQHDFRFEMDFIDNQTAHISIEIDLTERVLVKTNGGKQVVEAIPEPEDPFDK
- a CDS encoding DNA-methyltransferase — protein: MTTQLLNGDCHQLLTTLPPDSVDLVLTDPPYGIMKCNGETGWYAEKLRWDERLDQTKIWAELNRVVRPKGMILLFSKEPLTSQLIQTPHTNLPFSYRLIWVKNHFGHPLSCRRMPVNFFEDIGVFYKKFDSNKRDPRRDYVAKLLEFIGEPPKAIIAEHGQQFAHFLKHQNLQFSLCTKAAWQQLTECFSLSAFPAWKSYEQLQAWQPFKRTFNLPEGKKFKSNVFYYPKDVPSVHPTQKPVALLTDLIETFSHPGDTVLDFTMGSGSTGVACVKTGRHFVGIEANKAYFDIAEKRIRQAQSIRMKDEKARTAA
- the lysC gene encoding Rz1-like lysis system protein LysC produces the protein MGLLSSCSSTRNEYVQTPHIPIPPYLLADCLPPAITDMMTWRDSLVLNEQLLTVIELCNLDKKAIKRIEAQRTKNRRNIGKNRLKPSV
- a CDS encoding lysozyme; translation: MITHFEGMRLKPYFDGGGVLSVCYGHTGNDIERNRAYSKEDCDKWLDDDLKAVKHYVDPLVKVDINTLTQAALYSFAYNVGVGNFAKSTLLKKLNSNDRKGACDEMKRWVYVDGRKWKGLMTRREIESVICYGDLTHLA
- a CDS encoding phage holin family protein, with protein sequence MRMFEKYSSPLSYMGGIVTTVIGIFTLEQWVGLIGIVCTVITCLVNWYYKRKEYRLKARNIKGRP